One region of Malania oleifera isolate guangnan ecotype guangnan chromosome 6, ASM2987363v1, whole genome shotgun sequence genomic DNA includes:
- the LOC131157929 gene encoding alpha-galactosidase-like, which yields MGMGLPMCKILTTCCFLLLMKSCATAADQHHPLQTNIKGRRSEIQSRRRSVLANGLGLTPPMGWNSWNHFQCNIDETLIRQTADAMVSTGLAALGYLYINLDDCWGELNRDSEGNLVAKASTFPSGIKALADYVHSKGLKIGIYSDAGNLTCSTKMPGSLGYEEQDAKTFASWGIDYLKYDNCNNKDISPKKRYPKMSKALLNSGRPIFFSLCEWGQENPATWAPSIGNSWRTTGDIEDKWESMTSCADQNDKWASYAGPGGWNDPDMLEVGNGGMNKEEYRSHFSIWALAKAPLLIGCDIRAIDNVTLEILSNKKVIAVNQDKLGVQGKKVKKDGDLEVWAGPLSDNKVVVVLWNRGSSKANITAFWYEIGLNSTTVVNAYDLWEHSIQSFISTQLSANVDSHACKMYVLIPVQGE from the exons atgggGATGGGATTACCGATGTGTAAGATACTTACTACCTGCTGCTTCTTGCTGCTGATGAAGTCCTGTGCAACCGCTGCTGATCAACATCATCCCCTACAGACGAATATAAAGGGTAGGAGGTCTGAGATCCAGAGCAGGAGGAGGAGTGTTTTGGCTAATGGGCTGGGTCTAACACCCCCAATGGG ATGGAATAGTTGGAACCACTTCCAGTGTAATATTGACGAGACATTGATCAGACAAACAG CGGATGCAATGGTCTCAACAGGGCTCGCTGCTTTGGGATATCTTTACATAAATTTAG ATGACTGTTGGGGAGAACTTAATAGAGATTCCGAG GGAAATTTAGTTGCTAAAGCTTCCACATTTCCCTCTGGAATAAAGGCTCTAGCGGATTATGTGCATAGCAAAGGGTTAAAGATTGGAATCTACTCTGATGCTGG AAATTTAACATGCAGTACTAAGATGCCTGGATCACTTGGCTATGAAGAGCAAGATGCCAAAACTTTTGCTTCTTGG GGGATTGATTATTTGAAGTATGATAATTGCAACAACAAGGACATAAGTCCGAAAAAGAG GTATCCTAAAATGAGCAAAGCTTTATTAAATTCTGGAAGGcctatatttttttctctctgcGAATG GGGACAAGAAAACCCTGCCACTTGGGCCCCAAGCATTGGGAATAGTTGGAGAACAACAGGAGACATTGAAGACAAGTGGGAAAG TATGACATCCTGTGCAGATCAAAATGACAAATGGGCATCTTATGCTGGACCTGGTGGATGGAACG ATCCTGATATGCTTGAAGTTGGCAATGGAGGCATGAACAAGGAAGAGTACCGTTCACATTTCAGCATATGGGCATTAGCTAAG GCTCCTCTTTTGATTGGGTGTGATATTCGTGCAATAGACAATGTCACCCTTGAAATACTTAGCAACAAGAAAGTTATCGCAGTGAACCAAG ATAAACTTGGAGTTCAAGGGAAAAAGGTGAAAAAAGATGGAGATTTGGAG GTTTGGGCTGGTCCACTTAGTGATAATAAGGTTGTAGTTGTGCTATGGAATAGAGGATCTTCAAAAGCTAATATTACTGCTTTCTGGTATGAAATAGGCCTTAATTCAACAACTGTGGTCAATGCATATGACTTATGGGAG CATTCAATCCAATCCTTCATAAGCACACAACTCTCCGCCAATGTGGACTCCCATGCTTGTAAGATGTATGTCTTGATCCCAGTACAAGGAGAGTAA